The following are encoded in a window of Methanomassiliicoccales archaeon genomic DNA:
- the ftsZ gene encoding cell division protein FtsZ, whose product MDNQQAAPAQPVYQQASSSAPTVSATDEELIRIAAQLDVCIKIIGCGGGGCNTINRCVDAGISGAQLCAINTDAKHLLTIRAPKKILIGKSRTKGLGAGARPEVGEESARENDVEIRSFLTGANIVFVTAGMGGGTGTGSAHYVAGIAREQIKALTLGVVTIPFKAEGTIRMENAMAGLDKLRQACDTTIVVSNDKLLEMVPKLPVEAAFKVADEVLMQTIKGLTEIITKPGLVNLDYADIQTVMNEGGVAFVGIGEANKDCEDRVKEAVHEALSSPMLGEIDLKGAKGVLIRVVGGSDMTVGEAQMAAEIVNKAVSDRARIIWGCSIDPELEGTIKILLIVTGAKSKYMLDARGVHGMNTQGVQREVQQHDPNAMPQQYQQPRQSNDDGIDFVH is encoded by the coding sequence GTGGATAACCAGCAAGCGGCACCAGCACAGCCGGTCTACCAACAAGCATCGTCTTCAGCGCCGACAGTGAGCGCAACGGACGAGGAATTGATCCGTATCGCCGCCCAGCTGGATGTCTGTATCAAGATCATCGGTTGCGGCGGTGGGGGCTGCAACACCATCAACCGCTGCGTCGATGCCGGCATAAGCGGAGCACAGCTCTGCGCCATCAACACGGATGCCAAACATCTCCTTACGATCAGGGCTCCGAAGAAGATCCTAATCGGAAAGTCCCGGACCAAAGGTCTGGGCGCAGGGGCGAGGCCAGAGGTCGGGGAGGAGTCCGCCCGCGAGAACGACGTCGAGATCAGGAGCTTCTTGACCGGTGCCAACATAGTTTTCGTTACTGCGGGCATGGGAGGCGGAACCGGAACAGGATCGGCACATTATGTCGCCGGTATCGCCAGGGAGCAGATCAAGGCTTTGACCCTGGGTGTCGTAACCATTCCGTTCAAGGCCGAGGGGACCATCAGGATGGAGAACGCAATGGCGGGTCTGGACAAGCTAAGACAGGCCTGCGATACGACGATCGTCGTTTCCAATGACAAGCTTCTGGAAATGGTCCCTAAGCTTCCGGTTGAAGCGGCATTCAAAGTGGCGGACGAGGTCTTGATGCAGACCATCAAAGGCCTGACCGAGATCATAACCAAGCCCGGACTGGTCAACCTGGACTACGCCGATATCCAGACCGTCATGAACGAGGGCGGGGTGGCATTCGTCGGTATCGGAGAGGCGAACAAAGATTGCGAAGACAGGGTGAAGGAAGCGGTCCACGAGGCACTTTCCTCTCCGATGCTGGGAGAGATTGACCTCAAGGGGGCGAAAGGCGTCCTGATCCGGGTCGTCGGAGGGTCGGACATGACCGTTGGAGAGGCCCAGATGGCCGCGGAGATCGTCAACAAGGCGGTCAGTGACAGGGCCAGGATCATATGGGGATGTTCCATCGACCCGGAGCTCGAGGGAACCATCAAGATATTGTTGATCGTCACCGGTGCCAAGAGCAAGTACATGCTGGACGCACGAGGAGTTCACGGCATGAACACCCAAGGGGTACAGAGGGAGGTCCAACAGCACGATCCGAATGCGATGCCCCAGCAGTACCAGCAACCGAGGCAGAGCAATGATGACGGTATCGACTTCGTGCACTGA
- a CDS encoding thiamine pyrophosphate-dependent enzyme, with translation MDALWVIAERESGSLIVCNIGDPSRELFSIRDSPRHFYMLGSMGLASSIGLGLAMACQDERIIAIDGDGSVLMNLGSLATIADRSPENYLLVIIDNGSYGSTGGQATLSSRRADLASIALGAGFEEVSIVSDEQALLKALQDRKTRLIVAKVTPEVMECPLVGMDPRTIIDRFMRSASP, from the coding sequence GTGGATGCACTATGGGTCATCGCTGAACGGGAATCCGGAAGCCTTATCGTCTGCAATATCGGCGACCCATCACGGGAACTTTTCTCGATCAGGGACTCGCCCAGACACTTCTATATGCTCGGTTCGATGGGACTGGCATCTTCCATCGGATTGGGATTGGCCATGGCATGCCAAGACGAGAGGATCATAGCGATCGACGGTGACGGTTCGGTTCTCATGAACCTCGGTTCGCTGGCCACAATAGCGGACAGGTCGCCGGAGAACTACCTGTTGGTCATCATTGACAACGGGTCATATGGGTCCACCGGGGGCCAGGCCACATTGTCCTCCAGGAGAGCGGACCTGGCCTCCATCGCCCTGGGGGCTGGCTTTGAGGAGGTTTCGATCGTTTCCGATGAACAGGCCCTTCTCAAAGCGCTCCAGGATCGGAAAACCAGACTTATCGTGGCAAAGGTCACCCCGGAAGTGATGGAATGCCCATTGGTTGGTATGGACCCCAGGACGATCATCGACCGTTTCATGAGATCCGCATCGCCATAG
- the comD gene encoding sulfopyruvate decarboxylase subunit alpha encodes MNVRTDRDDVNSERIFRGLKRGGIDFVTSVPCVKLGPLLKLISDDPDVVHVPVTREEEGVGVCAGAYMGGKRPAILMQNSGLGNSVNALTSLNMLYGIPLLMIISHRGTMGEKVDGQVPMGKATVPLLDAIGIEHWSPDPVDSEDRVAKAAATASRERKPVALLFDLEYWRCRS; translated from the coding sequence ATGAACGTTCGTACCGACCGCGATGACGTTAACAGTGAGCGGATATTTCGCGGGCTCAAGCGCGGGGGGATCGACTTCGTCACCAGCGTACCTTGCGTCAAGCTCGGTCCCCTTCTCAAGTTGATCTCTGACGACCCGGACGTGGTCCATGTCCCGGTCACCAGAGAGGAGGAGGGAGTGGGCGTATGCGCCGGCGCTTATATGGGGGGCAAACGGCCAGCCATCCTGATGCAGAACTCCGGTTTGGGCAATTCGGTCAATGCCCTGACCTCTTTGAACATGCTCTACGGAATACCATTGCTGATGATCATCTCCCACCGGGGGACGATGGGGGAAAAAGTGGACGGCCAGGTACCGATGGGAAAGGCCACGGTCCCGTTGCTTGATGCGATCGGTATAGAGCATTGGTCGCCCGATCCGGTCGATTCGGAGGACCGCGTAGCGAAGGCGGCGGCCACCGCCTCCAGAGAGAGGAAGCCGGTCGCATTGCTCTTCGACCTGGAATACTGGAGGTGCCGATCTTGA
- a CDS encoding (Fe-S)-binding protein codes for MGIVELLPGFNCGQCGLPNCRRFAAALGKGSKLEDCSMLSQERYAENLEKLRESLERRERESVSALVGGGSSDVILAPLPGEPSCREHIFPFDREAKVGIGDKVSYRCLGCPIVHFAQVIALDHSILTVQVIGPQSRIGIDERPPVDVGICMVAAFEGVVMNDKILEIGETVRFIPHRCMMQKVHSGVVVKSEGDKVRIESVDLKVWG; via the coding sequence ATGGGAATAGTGGAACTGTTGCCGGGATTCAACTGTGGACAATGTGGACTGCCTAACTGCCGCCGCTTCGCTGCGGCGCTGGGGAAGGGATCGAAGCTCGAGGACTGCTCGATGCTTTCCCAGGAACGGTACGCCGAGAACCTGGAGAAGCTCAGGGAGTCGCTGGAAAGGAGAGAAAGGGAGAGCGTCTCCGCCTTGGTAGGCGGGGGCTCGTCCGACGTGATATTGGCGCCACTGCCCGGCGAACCCTCGTGCCGGGAGCACATCTTCCCATTCGACCGGGAGGCGAAGGTGGGGATCGGGGACAAGGTGTCCTACCGCTGCCTGGGATGTCCGATAGTGCACTTCGCCCAGGTCATCGCCCTTGACCACTCGATATTGACCGTCCAGGTGATCGGCCCTCAATCCCGGATCGGGATCGATGAACGGCCGCCCGTCGACGTCGGCATCTGCATGGTCGCCGCGTTCGAGGGAGTGGTCATGAACGACAAGATCCTGGAGATCGGCGAGACCGTTAGGTTCATTCCCCACCGTTGCATGATGCAGAAGGTGCATTCCGGGGTGGTGGTCAAATCGGAAGGGGACAAGGTCAGGATAGAGAGCGTGGACCTGAAGGTCTGGGGATGA
- a CDS encoding GTP-binding protein, which produces MRLVVVAGTPGSGKTSVLIGLIEVLKRKALRPALVKIDCLWTDDEKRLQAYGIPIKVGLSRDMCPDHFAAFNTDGMVEWARSENSDVLLVETAGLCLRCAPYPNKCLAVCVIDATVGPNTPLKIGPMLVTADLVVITKGDMVSQAEREVFRERVLEVNPACMLVEANGLTGKGSADFAELVLEAVEVDDDMRLRHTPPLGICTLCAGEMRTGKEHHRGVLRHIDGSVFYSGE; this is translated from the coding sequence ATGAGGCTGGTGGTCGTGGCCGGGACCCCGGGATCGGGAAAGACATCGGTATTGATAGGGCTGATCGAAGTTTTGAAACGAAAGGCCCTCAGACCGGCGTTGGTCAAGATCGATTGTCTCTGGACCGATGATGAGAAGAGGCTCCAGGCCTATGGAATACCGATCAAGGTCGGACTATCGCGGGACATGTGCCCGGACCACTTCGCCGCCTTCAACACGGACGGCATGGTGGAATGGGCGAGATCGGAGAACTCGGATGTCCTGCTGGTGGAAACGGCCGGGCTCTGCCTTCGCTGCGCCCCCTATCCAAACAAGTGCCTGGCGGTTTGCGTGATCGACGCGACGGTGGGACCGAACACCCCGCTCAAGATCGGGCCAATGCTGGTGACAGCCGACCTGGTCGTGATCACCAAGGGGGACATGGTCTCCCAGGCAGAGAGGGAGGTGTTCAGGGAAAGGGTCCTGGAAGTGAACCCGGCCTGCATGCTGGTGGAGGCCAATGGACTCACTGGGAAAGGCTCGGCGGATTTTGCCGAGCTGGTATTGGAGGCCGTCGAGGTCGACGATGACATGAGGCTCAGGCACACGCCCCCGCTTGGAATATGCACCCTATGCGCCGGGGAGATGAGAACTGGGAAGGAGCACCACCGTGGTGTGCTCAGACACATCGATGGGTCGGTCTTTTATTCGGGAGAGTGA
- a CDS encoding pyridoxal-phosphate dependent enzyme produces the protein MWRVLNMWSNSILETIGRTPLVKLNRLARGLDATVLVKLEFMNPGGSSKDRIALSMVTKAESSGELKEGSSLVESTSGNTGFGLAMVAKRRIIMAGGGMRAVLERSSQEEQACHRLTEMDEHILGLREIIRNGGVVNSS, from the coding sequence TTGTGGAGAGTTTTGAACATGTGGAGCAACAGCATACTTGAGACCATCGGCCGGACGCCTTTGGTGAAATTAAACCGGCTAGCGAGAGGGCTCGATGCCACCGTATTGGTCAAGCTCGAGTTCATGAACCCGGGCGGCAGCTCGAAGGATAGGATAGCCCTGTCCATGGTGACAAAGGCCGAGTCGTCGGGTGAACTGAAAGAAGGATCGTCCTTGGTGGAGAGCACGTCAGGCAACACCGGCTTCGGGCTGGCGATGGTGGCGAAACGCCGTATCATCATGGCCGGCGGTGGGATGCGTGCTGTACTGGAGCGTAGCTCCCAAGAGGAGCAGGCATGCCATCGGCTTACCGAGATGGACGAGCATATCCTCGGTCTTCGTGAGATCATCCGCAACGGCGGGGTGGTGAACTCATCATGA
- a CDS encoding sulfurtransferase TusA family protein, whose translation MAEIKVDCMGRNCPTPLVETRKALRRAKIGDVIEITGDHPASKKEIPMAVTSLGQELLDIKDEGKTWRIRIKKVKE comes from the coding sequence ATGGCAGAGATCAAGGTCGATTGCATGGGCAGGAACTGTCCAACGCCACTGGTTGAAACCAGGAAAGCGCTGCGAAGGGCGAAGATCGGAGATGTCATTGAGATCACCGGTGACCATCCAGCTTCCAAGAAGGAAATTCCCATGGCAGTTACGTCCTTGGGACAGGAACTCCTTGACATAAAGGACGAGGGAAAGACCTGGCGAATACGGATCAAGAAAGTGAAGGAGTGA
- a CDS encoding DsrE/DsrF/DrsH-like family protein, whose protein sequence is MAERATIILHSGDMDKVYSALIIGNGALSMGMEATIYFTFWGLQRLKKGGLDKGKLSKMNMLGLGRSMVRSRMAKAGVAELEKLMSDYKELGGKIIACEMTMEVMGIKKEDLRLELIDEFGAVGTYVNDAKDSKITLFI, encoded by the coding sequence ATGGCAGAAAGGGCTACGATAATCCTTCACAGCGGGGATATGGACAAGGTCTATAGCGCGCTCATAATCGGGAATGGGGCGCTCTCCATGGGCATGGAGGCGACCATCTATTTCACCTTCTGGGGCCTCCAAAGGCTAAAGAAGGGCGGGTTAGATAAAGGAAAACTCTCAAAGATGAACATGCTCGGCCTGGGACGCTCCATGGTAAGATCAAGGATGGCCAAGGCCGGAGTCGCTGAGCTTGAAAAATTAATGAGCGACTACAAAGAACTGGGCGGAAAGATAATAGCATGCGAGATGACAATGGAGGTCATGGGCATCAAGAAAGAGGACCTGAGGCTCGAGCTCATCGACGAGTTCGGAGCTGTAGGTACATACGTCAACGATGCTAAGGACTCCAAGATAACGCTCTTCATTTGA
- a CDS encoding cysteine desulfurase family protein — protein MKDKVHYLDNSATTRLDDRVLEAMRPYFLEHYAVATSEFGYSMGLDSREALDEARASMTKFLGATPEELVFTSGDTESSNTAVKGAVKANRKKGKHIIISKLEDFPVLNSAKTLEQEGNSVTYLDVDAEGFVDTDKLQSSITPETVLVSIQHANQEIGTVQDIKAVADICHDKGVLYHADATHTFRRLPLDVSKIPVDLLTIAAHTIHGPKGVGGLFIRKGTQISKWMDGGFQEANRRAGLENIPGIIGFAKAAELVTDEENEYIRGLRDGLIKRMMEAVPQTILNGSASKRTPQNANITFHYVEGESITLHLDMRGFEVSTGSACFSRTLEASHVIMGIGGNHERAHGSIRFTFSRFNDMEDVDAAVESCAEIIANLRKISPLKK, from the coding sequence ATGAAAGACAAGGTACATTATTTGGACAATTCGGCCACCACAAGGCTGGATGATCGAGTGCTGGAGGCGATGAGGCCATACTTCCTCGAACATTATGCGGTAGCGACTTCCGAGTTCGGATATTCCATGGGGTTGGATTCGAGGGAGGCGCTTGACGAAGCCAGGGCATCGATGACGAAATTCCTGGGGGCAACCCCGGAAGAATTGGTCTTCACTTCGGGCGACACGGAATCGAGCAACACGGCGGTCAAAGGCGCGGTCAAGGCGAACCGGAAAAAGGGAAAGCATATCATCATTTCCAAGCTCGAGGACTTCCCCGTCCTCAACAGCGCTAAGACGCTGGAGCAGGAAGGAAATTCGGTCACCTACCTGGACGTTGACGCCGAGGGCTTTGTGGACACCGACAAACTTCAGTCCAGCATCACACCCGAAACGGTCCTGGTCTCCATCCAACACGCCAATCAGGAGATCGGAACGGTTCAGGACATCAAGGCCGTGGCGGACATATGCCATGACAAAGGCGTCCTATATCATGCAGACGCCACCCATACGTTCCGGCGCCTTCCGCTGGATGTTTCTAAGATACCGGTCGATCTTCTTACGATCGCCGCCCATACCATTCACGGACCAAAGGGCGTCGGTGGACTCTTCATCCGGAAGGGAACCCAGATATCCAAATGGATGGACGGTGGATTCCAGGAAGCCAACCGGAGGGCAGGCCTGGAGAACATCCCCGGAATCATCGGGTTCGCGAAGGCCGCCGAACTGGTCACGGATGAGGAGAATGAGTACATCAGGGGTTTGCGGGACGGTCTGATCAAACGCATGATGGAAGCAGTGCCCCAAACCATTCTGAACGGCTCAGCGTCCAAGAGGACCCCGCAGAATGCCAACATCACCTTCCACTACGTCGAAGGCGAATCGATCACCCTGCACCTGGACATGAGGGGATTCGAGGTCAGTACAGGCTCGGCCTGCTTCAGCCGGACATTGGAGGCCAGCCACGTGATTATGGGCATCGGCGGAAACCACGAGCGGGCCCATGGTTCGATCCGGTTCACCTTCAGCCGGTTCAACGACATGGAGGATGTGGACGCGGCCGTCGAATCGTGCGCAGAGATCATAGCCAACCTGAGGAAGATCAGTCCATTGAAGAAGTAA
- a CDS encoding iron-sulfur cluster assembly scaffold protein, whose translation MKFPYNETVLEHFKNPKNVGKIENADGKAMVGSPACGDMVALYVMVDEATKVITDIKFESYGCASNIATASIITELAKGKTIDKAKEISWRDAADALGGLPKVKVHCSVLAVEALHEAITNYEERHGLVKEKVPTTVEIVQRRLKTVMNPLAGLDIVRTEMVKDIKVEDGVVSIDLDLAVNNLFASNIEEEIKEKIGNIWDVKEVKIKFGDPV comes from the coding sequence ATGAAATTCCCATACAACGAAACGGTGCTGGAGCACTTCAAGAATCCAAAGAACGTAGGAAAGATCGAGAACGCGGACGGCAAGGCCATGGTGGGCAGTCCTGCCTGCGGCGACATGGTGGCACTCTATGTAATGGTGGACGAGGCGACAAAGGTCATAACCGACATAAAGTTCGAGTCGTACGGTTGTGCCTCAAACATCGCCACCGCTTCCATCATCACCGAGCTCGCCAAGGGCAAGACGATCGACAAGGCAAAGGAGATCAGCTGGAGGGATGCGGCGGATGCATTGGGAGGGCTGCCGAAGGTCAAGGTACACTGCTCCGTGCTGGCGGTCGAGGCTCTCCACGAAGCCATAACCAACTATGAGGAGAGGCACGGGCTGGTCAAAGAGAAGGTACCGACCACGGTGGAGATCGTGCAGCGCCGGCTGAAGACCGTCATGAACCCACTCGCCGGCCTGGACATCGTCCGGACCGAGATGGTGAAGGACATCAAAGTGGAGGATGGAGTTGTTTCGATCGACCTCGATCTGGCCGTGAACAACCTGTTCGCTTCCAATATCGAGGAGGAGATCAAGGAGAAGATCGGGAACATCTGGGACGTCAAAGAGGTCAAGATCAAGTTCGGGGACCCGGTGTGA
- a CDS encoding carboxypeptidase-like regulatory domain-containing protein — translation MRMRTQFKRDRSGGIEGLPLQLMIMVLIAGIGSAVLLGWMGNLNAPQSIGSVTATPMELVAHDGNGDGIFEARNVDVTITVSDAKGDPVTGATVVLDGCNIAKQDGTRPYGTTDSNGRITLNNLQLTQTGKAVGFVSVTVTKSGYGTDSGLSIPVISG, via the coding sequence ATGAGGATGAGAACACAATTCAAGAGAGACCGGAGCGGTGGGATCGAGGGACTGCCGTTGCAGTTGATGATCATGGTATTGATAGCCGGGATCGGCTCTGCCGTCCTTCTGGGATGGATGGGCAATCTGAACGCACCTCAATCGATCGGTTCCGTCACCGCGACGCCGATGGAGCTGGTGGCCCACGATGGGAACGGCGATGGCATCTTTGAGGCCAGGAATGTTGATGTTACCATCACGGTTTCAGATGCGAAAGGAGATCCGGTGACAGGGGCAACCGTCGTGCTGGACGGGTGTAACATCGCCAAACAGGATGGTACCCGGCCATATGGAACGACAGATTCCAACGGTCGGATAACGCTCAACAACCTTCAGCTCACACAGACCGGAAAGGCGGTCGGGTTCGTATCTGTGACCGTCACCAAGAGCGGATACGGCACCGATTCCGGCCTGAGCATCCCGGTCATCTCGGGGTGA
- a CDS encoding cysteine desulfurase codes for MDIDRIRGDFPILSKGEKSPVYLDTACQSLRPRQVVEAMDSYYYEYPACGGRSVHRLATQVSIKVDEAREKISDFIGSDSYDQVIFTKNATESINLIARGLGLKKGDAVLTTDMEHNSNHVPWLLLKKTDGVDRVIVDTPEDGSFDLEALKQALSKKVRLVSVVQTNNVTGTTIPVKEICEISHDNGSLVMVDGAQSAPHMKVDMEDMDVDFFAFSMHKMLGPSGVGVLYGKKELLDNVDPLIVGGGGVSLTTYDKVDLLPIPERFESGLLNYAGIIGSGTAVDYLRTIGMDDVMEHDIECNRIVTEGLAGEEKITVIGPEDPESRGSIYSFNISGMRSHDVAMILDEMSGIMIRSGMHCVHPFFLKREIDGAARASFYLYTSKNDCERFVQAVKETVRSFAT; via the coding sequence ATGGACATCGATAGGATAAGGGGCGATTTTCCCATTCTTTCAAAAGGGGAGAAGAGCCCGGTCTACCTTGATACGGCGTGCCAGAGCCTCAGGCCCAGACAGGTGGTCGAGGCCATGGATTCATATTATTATGAATATCCTGCCTGCGGCGGGAGGAGCGTGCACCGCCTGGCCACCCAGGTCTCGATCAAGGTCGACGAAGCGAGGGAGAAGATATCTGATTTCATCGGTTCGGATTCGTACGACCAGGTCATCTTCACCAAGAACGCGACCGAATCGATCAACCTGATCGCCCGCGGCCTTGGCCTCAAGAAAGGGGATGCGGTGCTAACGACGGACATGGAGCATAACAGCAACCATGTCCCCTGGCTTTTGCTTAAGAAGACCGATGGCGTGGATCGGGTCATAGTCGACACACCGGAGGACGGGTCATTTGACCTTGAAGCGCTCAAGCAGGCCCTCAGTAAGAAGGTCAGGCTCGTCAGCGTGGTCCAGACCAACAACGTCACCGGCACTACCATCCCGGTCAAGGAGATCTGCGAGATATCGCATGACAATGGCTCGCTGGTCATGGTCGACGGGGCGCAGTCGGCACCGCACATGAAGGTCGACATGGAGGACATGGACGTTGATTTCTTCGCATTCTCGATGCACAAGATGCTCGGCCCTTCCGGGGTGGGCGTCCTTTACGGCAAGAAGGAACTGCTCGATAACGTCGATCCCCTGATAGTCGGCGGCGGCGGGGTGAGCCTGACCACCTATGACAAGGTGGACCTGCTCCCCATACCGGAACGCTTCGAGTCCGGTCTGCTGAACTATGCTGGCATCATCGGTTCCGGGACGGCTGTCGACTACCTGAGGACGATCGGTATGGACGATGTGATGGAGCACGACATCGAATGCAACCGTATCGTCACCGAAGGCCTGGCGGGAGAGGAGAAGATAACCGTCATAGGTCCTGAGGACCCGGAATCGCGCGGCAGCATCTACTCGTTCAACATCAGCGGCATGCGCTCGCACGACGTGGCCATGATCCTGGACGAGATGTCCGGGATAATGATCCGGTCGGGTATGCATTGCGTTCATCCGTTCTTCCTGAAAAGGGAGATCGACGGGGCAGCCCGCGCATCATTTTATCTCTACACCAGCAAGAACGATTGCGAACGATTTGTTCAGGCGGTCAAGGAGACGGTACGTTCCTTCGCCACCTGA
- the nifS gene encoding cysteine desulfurase NifS has product MTYFDNSATTNVDPRVLEAMKPFFLERYGNPSSLHSLGRSAEEAMTASREKVARAINSNSSEVVFTGGGTEADNMALQGYVFANRKRGNHIITTRIEHHAILNTCEFLEREGFRVTYLPVDEFGLVDPEKVKEAVTRETLIVSVMAANNEIGTIEPVRAIAEIAHDKGAVMHTDAVQSITKVRTDVVKEHIDMLSMSGHKFHAPKGIGALYLKTGVKIRPLVYGGGQERGLRSSTENIPGIVGTGKAIELSMAEFDDDVQKMTRMRDRMIKGVLSTISDSHLNGHPTERLCNNAHFRFDGVEGESLLIYLDQQGFCVSTGSACSSRSTGPSHVLSALGLQREQMHGSLRASLSKFNTMEEIDRFLEVAPSVVKKLREMSPMYDAKVC; this is encoded by the coding sequence GTGACGTATTTCGACAACAGCGCGACAACGAACGTCGACCCGAGGGTCCTGGAAGCAATGAAACCATTCTTCCTCGAGAGGTATGGTAACCCATCGAGCCTTCACAGCCTTGGCAGGAGCGCGGAAGAGGCAATGACCGCCTCCAGGGAAAAGGTCGCCAGGGCGATCAACTCAAATTCCAGTGAGGTGGTCTTCACCGGCGGGGGCACCGAAGCGGACAACATGGCACTGCAAGGCTACGTCTTCGCCAACCGGAAAAGGGGCAATCATATCATCACCACCAGGATCGAGCATCACGCGATCCTGAACACCTGCGAGTTCCTGGAAAGAGAAGGTTTCAGGGTAACATATCTGCCGGTGGACGAGTTCGGATTGGTCGATCCGGAGAAGGTCAAGGAGGCGGTCACCCGGGAGACCCTGATCGTTTCCGTTATGGCGGCCAACAACGAGATCGGCACGATCGAGCCGGTGAGGGCTATAGCGGAGATCGCCCATGACAAGGGGGCGGTCATGCACACCGATGCCGTCCAGTCCATCACCAAGGTACGTACCGACGTGGTCAAGGAACATATCGACATGCTGTCCATGTCCGGCCACAAGTTCCATGCGCCGAAGGGGATCGGAGCTCTATACTTGAAGACCGGGGTCAAGATACGGCCGCTCGTATACGGCGGGGGTCAGGAGCGTGGGTTGCGCTCATCCACCGAGAACATCCCAGGTATCGTGGGCACCGGCAAGGCGATCGAACTGAGCATGGCCGAGTTCGACGATGATGTCCAGAAAATGACCCGGATGAGGGATAGAATGATCAAGGGAGTCCTGTCGACCATCTCAGACTCTCACCTGAACGGCCACCCCACAGAACGGCTATGCAACAACGCACATTTCCGGTTCGATGGGGTGGAAGGCGAGTCGTTGCTGATCTACCTGGACCAGCAGGGTTTCTGTGTCTCCACCGGATCGGCCTGTTCCTCCAGGTCGACCGGGCCCTCGCATGTGCTTTCGGCTCTGGGACTTCAACGCGAGCAGATGCACGGCTCACTCCGCGCGAGCCTGTCCAAGTTCAATACCATGGAAGAGATCGACCGCTTCCTAGAAGTAGCACCCTCGGTGGTAAAGAAATTAAGGGAGATGTCTCCAATGTATGATGCGAAGGTGTGTTAG
- a CDS encoding iron-sulfur cluster assembly scaffold protein, with protein sequence MGYSRKVLEHFTNPRNVGEIPDADGVGKVGNPADGDLVHIYIKVKDDVLDDVKFKTMGCAAAIATSSKVTEMAKGMTLMQALQLTREDVANALDGLPPGKMECSNLGADALHMAIREYLIKEGREAEAPAAIDERGDQCVVGAPIRPH encoded by the coding sequence ATGGGCTATTCCCGAAAAGTATTGGAGCATTTCACCAACCCCAGGAACGTGGGAGAGATCCCAGACGCAGACGGCGTCGGAAAGGTAGGGAACCCTGCCGACGGGGACCTGGTCCATATATATATCAAGGTCAAGGACGACGTCCTCGACGATGTAAAGTTCAAGACCATGGGGTGTGCCGCGGCAATCGCCACGTCCAGCAAGGTCACCGAAATGGCCAAGGGGATGACCCTGATGCAGGCCCTGCAGCTGACCCGCGAGGACGTCGCGAACGCATTGGATGGACTTCCCCCAGGGAAGATGGAATGTTCCAACCTTGGTGCGGACGCGCTGCACATGGCCATCCGGGAATACCTGATCAAGGAAGGCAGGGAAGCGGAGGCACCGGCGGCGATAGACGAACGCGGTGACCAGTGCGTCGTAGGAGCTCCTATCAGGCCTCACTGA